A stretch of the Natranaerovirga pectinivora genome encodes the following:
- a CDS encoding sensor domain-containing diguanylate cyclase has protein sequence MSISLRTRFAITFGALIIGLTILLGILIGHKTSYEFRNEIGNALSETAFQMADKLDQYMWSRSGEIEILAELEPLKEGTDMMAVQTLLNQLQKSFPSFSWIGFTDSQGIVRAATNGILVDQDISHRPVYQEGIKGHFIGDVHDAVLLSNLLPNPTGEPMKFVDISLPVFNTAGEYTGVLAAHLSWEWAKEIENSILKPLVNRRQVELFVISDIDDTILLGPSEMIGQSLKLDSINNARLGDNHWNIETWYDNKDYLTGFVQADGYMNYPGLGWVVLVRQPVGIAYASVKSLQNFIFLLGGALSIIFAALGWFIAGRVVEPLQEIADVANRLKVGDKVAIPQHKGIKEIEILESSLSQLIESLTKTESALGEMESLAQHDSLTGLPNRIALNYHLETAIKKAKQSGLTLTFLYVDLDGFKQVNDTLGHYVGDLVLQEVAKRLKMNIRDDEMVIRLGGDEFLMVLYTSLKHPIENATVVSDRIIKDLNEPLNLDGNNVKIGCSIGGAVWPINHTEITEIIVLADEALYVSKRNGKNRVTFSDVKKSI, from the coding sequence ATGTCTATAAGTTTACGGACACGTTTTGCAATAACATTCGGAGCACTCATAATTGGATTGACAATCCTTCTCGGGATTTTGATAGGTCATAAAACAAGCTATGAGTTTAGAAATGAAATAGGTAATGCATTGTCTGAAACGGCATTCCAAATGGCAGATAAGTTAGATCAGTATATGTGGTCTCGATCTGGAGAAATTGAAATCTTAGCTGAATTAGAACCTTTGAAAGAGGGGACGGATATGATGGCTGTACAAACGCTATTGAATCAACTTCAGAAAAGTTTTCCTTCGTTTTCTTGGATAGGATTTACTGATAGTCAAGGAATTGTTCGAGCCGCTACTAATGGCATTTTAGTTGACCAAGATATCTCGCATCGGCCTGTATATCAAGAAGGTATAAAGGGTCACTTTATTGGGGATGTACACGATGCTGTACTGTTATCCAATTTGTTACCGAATCCTACTGGTGAGCCGATGAAATTTGTAGACATCAGTTTGCCTGTTTTTAATACGGCAGGAGAATATACTGGGGTGTTAGCAGCTCATTTAAGTTGGGAGTGGGCAAAAGAGATTGAGAACTCAATATTAAAACCCCTTGTTAATCGTAGACAAGTTGAATTGTTTGTAATAAGCGATATTGATGATACTATACTATTAGGACCATCAGAAATGATAGGACAGTCGTTAAAACTGGACAGCATTAATAATGCTCGCTTAGGGGATAATCATTGGAACATAGAAACATGGTATGATAATAAAGACTATCTTACTGGATTTGTACAAGCAGATGGATATATGAATTATCCTGGATTGGGTTGGGTTGTTCTAGTGAGACAGCCTGTAGGTATTGCCTATGCATCTGTAAAGAGTTTGCAAAATTTTATCTTTTTACTGGGAGGAGCATTATCAATTATATTCGCAGCATTAGGTTGGTTTATTGCTGGTAGAGTAGTGGAACCATTACAAGAAATTGCAGATGTTGCGAATAGGCTAAAAGTTGGCGATAAAGTAGCAATTCCTCAACATAAAGGTATTAAAGAGATAGAAATACTAGAGTCTTCACTGAGTCAGCTAATTGAAAGTCTTACTAAAACAGAGAGTGCTTTGGGAGAAATGGAAAGCTTAGCTCAGCACGACTCTTTGACAGGATTACCTAATAGGATCGCCCTTAATTATCATTTGGAGACAGCTATAAAAAAAGCTAAACAAAGTGGACTTACCTTAACTTTTCTTTATGTTGATTTAGATGGATTTAAGCAAGTAAATGATACTTTAGGCCATTATGTAGGTGACTTAGTGCTTCAAGAGGTGGCTAAACGACTTAAAATGAATATTCGAGATGATGAGATGGTAATAAGACTTGGGGGAGACGAGTTTTTAATGGTACTATATACTTCACTTAAGCATCCCATCGAAAATGCAACAGTTGTATCAGATCGTATTATTAAAGACTTAAATGAGCCGTTAAATTTGGACGGTAATAACGTGAAAATAGGATGTAGTATTGGAGGCGCAGTTTGGCCAATAAATCATACAGAAATTACAGAAATTATTGTATTAGCGGACGAAGCGCTATACGTATCCAAGAGAAATGGTAAAAACAGAGTTACTTTTAGTGATGTGAAAAAATCCATTTAA
- a CDS encoding ABC transporter ATP-binding protein, whose amino-acid sequence MFSFKEVRYKNILDIKNLTIKKHKVTCLVGQSGSGKTTLLRLLNKLISYDSGEIFYNDQPLSGINSLELRRDIVMLPQSPAIFSGSIKDNLLIGLKFSEQPLPSDNELYEVLKLVKLHKELNQDAEKLSGGEKQRVALGRVILMKPEVLLLDEPSSALDEETEHMIIEALVNYTKENNKTLIMVTHSKKVASEFSDEIIEIKEGMVINEEGV is encoded by the coding sequence ATGTTTTCATTTAAGGAAGTACGGTATAAAAACATTTTGGATATTAAAAACCTTACTATAAAAAAACATAAGGTAACTTGCTTGGTAGGTCAAAGTGGAAGTGGAAAAACCACACTATTACGTCTTTTAAATAAATTAATTAGCTATGATAGTGGAGAGATTTTTTATAATGATCAACCCTTAAGTGGCATAAACTCATTAGAGTTGAGAAGAGATATTGTCATGCTTCCACAATCCCCCGCTATTTTTAGTGGGAGTATCAAGGATAATCTACTAATAGGACTGAAGTTTTCTGAACAACCACTTCCCTCGGATAATGAGCTGTATGAAGTATTAAAATTGGTAAAGCTACATAAAGAATTAAACCAAGATGCTGAAAAGTTATCTGGTGGAGAAAAGCAAAGGGTCGCTCTTGGCAGAGTAATTCTTATGAAACCAGAAGTACTACTACTTGACGAACCTTCTTCTGCTCTTGATGAAGAGACTGAGCACATGATCATCGAAGCACTAGTGAATTATACGAAAGAAAATAATAAAACCCTTATTATGGTCACCCATTCTAAAAAAGTAGCAAGTGAATTCTCTGATGAAATAATTGAGATAAAAGAAGGTATGGTAATTAATGAGGAGGGGGTATAA
- a CDS encoding methyl-accepting chemotaxis protein has product MKSIKNKLIIYFSVLILIASGSIAFISLNTASDAVIKEVEVALESLAQEGSKLISARIDNHYVYIEGLSNRELMTSKEKSLQEKLTFLNQVVKERDDYIRMGIVTPNGMLHFTDSFRTNSTGTDVNSRQYFNDSIKGERGILPPTISVNPLDNEAVVVAISVPIYHNNEIIGVLVGVKDANFLNALSDDMGLGEKGFAYLLNQEGTIIAYPDRSKVANQFNPIVERQEDSSVVSLGNAVETMVEKNQGTIYYHYAGENLYGGYAPIKGTNWTMVITANEEEVMAAIPQIRNNIALTTLIILIISIIICYLLGNSIVNPVISIIKYAQKISSLNITENVSSSFIKRKDEIGSLGMALQTITDSLRQFIKQIADTAHQVAASSEQLTSTSQQSAIAADEVARAIEEIASGANDQAKDTEKGVYHMNELGQLIENDQMYVKDLNVSVDDVITLKDEGLEILLDLVQKTELNNQSSSQIEEIIIQTNESAEKIEKASMMIKNIAEQTNLLALNAAIEAARAGESGRGFAVVADEIRKLAEQSNTFTGEIDTIIGELTDKTGQAVHTMRQVSETTALQTKSVELTNTKFKGIDEAIEKMKKVIHGINESGQSMEEKRDQIIGVIENLSAISEQNAAGTQEASASVEEQTASMEEIAHSSELLSQLAEEMQIGISKFKY; this is encoded by the coding sequence ATGAAGAGTATAAAGAATAAATTGATTATTTATTTTTCTGTTTTAATTTTGATTGCATCAGGCAGTATTGCTTTTATTTCTTTAAATACGGCTAGTGATGCAGTTATTAAAGAGGTAGAAGTGGCTTTAGAATCATTAGCACAAGAGGGAAGCAAGTTGATTAGTGCTAGGATAGATAATCATTATGTCTATATAGAAGGACTTTCAAATAGAGAATTAATGACCAGCAAAGAAAAATCTTTACAAGAAAAATTAACTTTTCTGAATCAAGTTGTTAAAGAAAGAGACGATTATATTAGAATGGGTATTGTTACACCTAATGGAATGCTTCATTTTACAGATTCTTTTCGAACTAACTCAACAGGGACAGATGTTAATAGTAGACAGTATTTTAATGATTCCATTAAGGGAGAAAGAGGGATACTACCGCCTACCATAAGTGTAAATCCATTGGATAATGAAGCAGTAGTAGTGGCCATATCAGTTCCAATATATCATAATAATGAAATTATAGGAGTTCTTGTAGGGGTTAAAGATGCAAATTTCTTAAATGCACTTTCAGATGATATGGGACTTGGTGAAAAAGGATTTGCTTATCTACTGAATCAAGAGGGAACGATTATTGCTTATCCTGACCGAAGCAAAGTTGCTAATCAGTTTAATCCTATAGTAGAACGACAAGAAGATTCATCTGTTGTATCATTGGGAAATGCAGTTGAAACAATGGTTGAGAAGAATCAAGGAACTATTTATTACCACTATGCAGGAGAGAATCTTTATGGGGGATATGCACCTATTAAAGGAACTAATTGGACCATGGTTATTACTGCCAATGAAGAAGAAGTTATGGCAGCAATCCCACAGATTAGAAATAATATTGCTTTAACCACATTAATTATTTTGATCATTAGTATTATTATTTGTTATTTGTTAGGGAATTCCATTGTTAATCCGGTTATTTCAATTATAAAATATGCTCAAAAAATTTCCAGTTTAAATATTACTGAAAATGTATCTAGTTCATTTATTAAAAGAAAAGACGAAATCGGCTCTTTAGGAATGGCACTTCAGACGATCACAGATAGTTTAAGACAGTTTATTAAACAAATAGCCGACACGGCGCATCAGGTAGCCGCTTCTTCTGAACAATTAACTTCTACAAGTCAACAGTCTGCAATTGCAGCGGATGAGGTAGCAAGAGCAATTGAAGAGATTGCATCTGGAGCTAATGACCAAGCAAAAGATACAGAAAAAGGCGTATACCATATGAATGAATTGGGGCAATTAATAGAGAATGATCAAATGTACGTTAAAGATTTAAATGTTTCAGTAGATGATGTTATTACATTAAAAGATGAAGGTTTAGAGATATTACTGGATTTAGTACAAAAAACAGAATTGAATAATCAGTCATCATCTCAAATAGAAGAGATTATTATACAGACCAATGAAAGTGCGGAAAAAATCGAAAAGGCAAGTATGATGATTAAAAACATTGCAGAACAGACTAATTTATTAGCATTAAATGCAGCTATAGAGGCTGCTAGAGCAGGAGAGAGCGGCAGAGGTTTTGCAGTTGTGGCAGATGAAATTAGAAAATTAGCAGAACAATCCAATACCTTTACAGGGGAGATCGATACTATAATTGGTGAATTAACGGATAAAACAGGGCAAGCAGTCCATACAATGCGCCAAGTTAGTGAGACTACAGCATTACAAACAAAAAGCGTAGAATTAACTAATACAAAATTTAAAGGAATTGACGAAGCCATTGAGAAAATGAAAAAAGTAATTCATGGCATTAATGAGTCAGGACAATCAATGGAAGAGAAAAGAGATCAAATTATAGGAGTTATTGAAAATCTCTCAGCAATATCAGAACAAAATGCAGCTGGAACTCAAGAAGCATCAGCATCTGTAGAAGAACAAACTGCCTCTATGGAAGAAATTGCCCATTCTAGTGAGCTTTTATCCCAATTAGCTGAAGAGATGCAAATAGGAATTTCTAAATTTAAATATTAA
- a CDS encoding ABC transporter permease has product MDGVLELQLWQMVAAYIFVVILLLIVRARGISREKEILISSIRMTVQLVLTGYVLVYLFNNINPLNTIIVIVVMEVFAIHNIYKRIKANLSKSLKKIIAISMLFGTLSSLIYFLLVVINISPWYDPRYFIPIAGMLIGNSMTGISLGVTRLVDGMYSERHLIESALMLGATPKMAAKQIVDNAFDSAILPTINSMVGMGIVFLPGMMTGQILSGISPVTAIEYQIAIMLGILGSVSLTVIIFVQLGYKTFFNQESQLIIGDNRDNM; this is encoded by the coding sequence ATGGATGGCGTATTAGAGCTTCAATTATGGCAAATGGTAGCTGCTTATATTTTTGTTGTTATTCTGTTGCTTATTGTAAGGGCAAGGGGCATCTCAAGAGAAAAAGAAATACTTATTTCTTCTATAAGAATGACAGTTCAACTTGTTCTAACAGGTTATGTACTTGTTTATTTGTTTAATAATATCAATCCTTTGAATACAATTATAGTAATAGTCGTCATGGAGGTATTTGCTATCCATAATATTTACAAGCGGATAAAAGCAAATCTTTCTAAATCCCTAAAAAAGATTATTGCTATATCTATGTTATTTGGAACTTTATCAAGCCTTATTTATTTCTTACTTGTTGTTATCAATATTTCACCTTGGTATGATCCTAGATACTTCATCCCCATCGCAGGAATGCTTATTGGTAATTCCATGACGGGCATTTCACTTGGGGTAACAAGGCTTGTAGATGGAATGTATTCTGAAAGGCATCTTATTGAGTCTGCATTAATGCTTGGTGCAACCCCTAAAATGGCCGCAAAGCAAATTGTAGATAATGCTTTTGATTCTGCCATACTTCCGACCATTAACTCTATGGTGGGAATGGGTATCGTATTTTTGCCAGGAATGATGACAGGACAAATTCTGTCTGGTATATCGCCCGTTACTGCTATTGAATATCAGATAGCAATCATGCTTGGTATTCTTGGAAGTGTTTCCTTGACTGTTATAATATTTGTCCAATTAGGATATAAAACCTTCTTTAACCAAGAAAGTCAATTAATTATTGGTGATAATAGGGATAATATGTAA
- a CDS encoding amidohydrolase: MQKKENTLLIKNGKILTMSGITYDSGSVLIEGNKIVKVAEYIDESSNKISEIIDARNCWVMPGIIEAHCHIGIQEERKGIEGNDCNEVAEPITPYIKALDAINPMDSAFHNALSSGITSVMVGPGSSNIVGGQWVFMKTHGRSIDQMVVREPAAMKIAFGENVKSNYSQYNRMPTTRMSIAALLREELFEAQQYIKDKKSAEESNNSYDKEFRKECWLEVFNKKIPLKAHAHRADDILTAIRIAKEFDLRLTIEHCTEGHLIAKEIKESGFPAIIGPTLASRNKIETQFSDFKTAGILHKEGVKVAITTDHPVTRIQYLPICAGFAAKEGLGIEEGLKAITINAAEICSVSHRVGSIEVGKDADIAIFDGNPMEVFTKTLYTIIDGEIVYSEKNINSNQCPSN, translated from the coding sequence ATGCAAAAAAAAGAAAATACGTTATTAATAAAAAACGGAAAAATATTAACTATGTCAGGCATTACCTATGATAGTGGAAGTGTATTAATAGAAGGCAATAAGATTGTAAAAGTTGCAGAATATATTGATGAAAGTAGCAACAAAATTTCAGAAATAATCGATGCAAGAAATTGCTGGGTTATGCCAGGAATTATAGAAGCCCATTGTCATATTGGGATTCAAGAGGAAAGAAAAGGTATTGAGGGAAATGACTGCAATGAAGTAGCCGAACCCATCACGCCGTATATCAAAGCTCTAGATGCAATTAATCCTATGGATTCTGCTTTTCATAATGCGTTAAGTTCAGGTATAACGAGTGTAATGGTGGGACCTGGAAGCTCAAATATAGTAGGTGGACAGTGGGTGTTTATGAAGACACACGGAAGATCAATAGATCAAATGGTTGTTCGGGAACCAGCTGCAATGAAAATTGCATTTGGAGAAAATGTAAAATCAAATTATAGCCAATATAATAGGATGCCAACAACTCGCATGTCTATTGCTGCGCTTTTAAGAGAAGAGCTATTTGAAGCTCAGCAGTATATTAAAGATAAAAAAAGTGCTGAGGAATCTAATAATAGCTATGACAAAGAATTTAGAAAAGAATGCTGGTTAGAGGTGTTCAATAAAAAAATTCCTTTGAAAGCACACGCCCATAGGGCAGATGATATTTTAACAGCAATACGAATAGCTAAAGAATTTGATTTGAGATTAACCATTGAACATTGTACTGAGGGACATTTAATTGCAAAGGAAATAAAGGAATCGGGATTTCCTGCAATTATTGGACCGACACTAGCATCAAGGAATAAAATAGAGACTCAATTCTCTGATTTCAAAACCGCAGGGATACTGCATAAGGAAGGGGTAAAAGTTGCTATTACCACTGATCATCCCGTTACAAGAATACAATATTTACCTATATGTGCAGGGTTTGCAGCAAAAGAAGGATTAGGTATAGAAGAAGGGCTCAAAGCAATCACAATAAATGCAGCAGAAATATGTAGCGTTTCCCATAGAGTTGGAAGTATCGAGGTAGGAAAAGATGCTGACATAGCAATTTTTGATGGAAACCCTATGGAAGTATTTACAAAAACTTTATACACTATAATTGATGGTGAAATTGTGTATAGTGAAAAAAATATAAATTCAAATCAGTGCCCCTCAAACTAA
- a CDS encoding PadR family transcriptional regulator yields MQAQILRKFFLGFIQIHILHHAKKDPFYGAWMIEELKEHGYDMSPGTLYPLLHSMESKGLLEKEEKTIGGKIRKYYQITTLGNEVLEEARRKAYELFKEIRD; encoded by the coding sequence ATGCAAGCTCAAATTTTAAGAAAATTTTTCTTAGGTTTTATACAAATCCATATACTTCATCATGCAAAAAAAGACCCCTTCTATGGTGCCTGGATGATCGAAGAACTTAAAGAACATGGCTACGATATGAGTCCCGGAACCTTATATCCCTTACTACATAGCATGGAATCTAAAGGGCTTTTAGAAAAAGAGGAAAAAACTATAGGCGGTAAGATAAGAAAATACTATCAGATAACTACACTAGGGAATGAAGTTTTAGAAGAAGCCCGAAGGAAAGCTTATGAATTATTTAAAGAAATTAGAGATTAA
- a CDS encoding ABC transporter ATP-binding protein, giving the protein MNPIIEVKNFTKKYGDFIAVNNISFEVEEGSIFAFLGPNGAGKSTTINTLCTIFEKTSGTLLIDGKDITEQKSEARAAIGVVFQESTLDVKMTIEENLKMHCVFYNIPKKEVEERIQFVLKLVDLLDERKKIVGALSGGMKRRVEIARGLIHYPKVLFLDEPTTGLDPQTRAHIWEYILKLQKERNITIFLTTHYMEEAEICHKVAIIDGGVIVAYDTPYALKKKHTKDKAYITTKEPMALENVLSQYSLSYIKKEGYYRVEVEYLEPLLEVLSQHKEHITNIEIKKGTFNDVFLEITGKTIREEA; this is encoded by the coding sequence ATGAATCCAATTATAGAAGTTAAAAATTTTACAAAAAAATACGGCGACTTTATAGCGGTTAATAATATATCCTTTGAAGTGGAAGAAGGAAGTATTTTTGCTTTTCTAGGACCAAATGGCGCAGGAAAAAGTACAACGATTAATACATTATGTACTATTTTCGAAAAAACCTCAGGGACTCTTTTAATTGATGGAAAAGATATTACAGAACAAAAAAGTGAAGCCAGAGCAGCAATAGGCGTTGTCTTTCAAGAGTCTACATTAGATGTGAAAATGACTATAGAAGAAAATTTGAAAATGCATTGTGTTTTTTATAATATACCTAAAAAAGAAGTGGAAGAGCGTATACAATTTGTTCTAAAATTAGTAGATCTATTAGATGAAAGGAAAAAAATCGTTGGTGCTTTGTCTGGCGGCATGAAAAGACGTGTGGAGATTGCCAGGGGATTAATTCATTACCCCAAGGTGTTGTTCTTAGATGAGCCAACAACAGGACTTGATCCCCAAACAAGAGCGCACATATGGGAATACATATTAAAACTTCAGAAAGAAAGAAACATTACAATCTTTCTTACAACCCACTATATGGAAGAAGCAGAAATATGCCATAAGGTAGCAATCATTGATGGTGGTGTTATTGTAGCATATGATACGCCTTATGCTTTGAAAAAAAAGCATACTAAAGATAAAGCTTATATCACAACAAAAGAGCCAATGGCCCTTGAAAATGTATTAAGCCAGTATTCTTTAAGTTATATTAAAAAAGAAGGGTATTACAGAGTGGAAGTAGAATATTTAGAACCTTTGTTAGAAGTACTCAGCCAACATAAAGAACATATTACCAATATAGAAATAAAAAAAGGCACTTTTAATGATGTCTTTTTAGAGATAACAGGTAAGACCATACGAGAGGAGGCTTAA
- a CDS encoding ABC transporter permease produces the protein MNTVIALWIRGLKAFVRNKTGLIFSLVFPFFFVYVFGAIFKTDFIENPIAYMLSGVIIVTVFESALSLASGTVDDMVSGFMKEVLVSPTKRIAVAMGQLLSAATVSTVQGIMILIVGLFIGIEFTSWITPLYVLLSMICIGIVFSGVGLYMATKVRNGQTFQIIKAAVTMPLTFLSGAYIPLSMLPGTLRYVAYLNPMTYATAFFRMIVLEKTHLSIEELVREELVVQINGFVVTPFLTFVIIVCIGLIFLTLSTISFTKTDFSRVSRSDTDANSLWG, from the coding sequence TTGAATACAGTAATTGCATTATGGATTAGAGGCTTAAAAGCCTTTGTAAGAAATAAAACAGGATTGATTTTTTCATTGGTATTTCCATTTTTCTTTGTGTATGTATTTGGAGCAATTTTTAAGACAGACTTTATTGAGAATCCTATAGCCTATATGCTATCAGGGGTCATTATAGTAACGGTATTTGAAAGTGCTCTTAGTTTAGCATCAGGAACAGTGGATGATATGGTTAGTGGATTTATGAAAGAAGTGTTGGTTTCACCTACAAAAAGAATTGCTGTTGCAATGGGACAATTGCTTTCAGCGGCAACTGTATCAACAGTACAAGGGATTATGATATTGATTGTAGGTTTATTTATTGGCATTGAGTTTACTTCTTGGATAACCCCATTATATGTTCTTTTATCAATGATTTGCATTGGAATCGTTTTTTCTGGTGTTGGGCTATATATGGCCACAAAAGTTCGAAATGGTCAAACGTTCCAAATTATTAAGGCTGCAGTGACAATGCCACTTACATTTCTTTCAGGGGCCTATATTCCTTTATCCATGTTGCCAGGTACCCTTAGATATGTTGCATATCTAAATCCAATGACCTATGCCACTGCATTTTTTCGTATGATTGTATTAGAAAAAACCCATTTATCAATAGAAGAATTGGTAAGAGAAGAATTGGTTGTACAAATAAATGGTTTTGTTGTAACACCCTTTTTGACATTTGTTATTATTGTTTGTATTGGACTAATTTTTTTAACCCTATCAACGATCTCTTTTACCAAAACAGATTTTTCTAGAGTTAGCAGAAGTGATACAGATGCCA
- the chrA gene encoding chromate efflux transporter, translated as MLKGEENLENQKQIRWRTFLKDVFICSLGAYGGPEAHYGVFTDQMVTKKDYLTEEELVELIALTGILPGPSSTQTIVAIGHKIGGPVLAFLTMLVWALPVLTVMTLLSFLSQFLGNMNISQDGLRYIGPMAVGFIIVAAYRIGRKVVKDKITFGLLLFGAITTYFIREAWIFPLVLSIGGVVSVMTSGEKNLWNRVKLNPPWAYLSAFGIFAIGSLLLTLIWDNKIVQLFESFYRYGYLVIGGGQVVVPLMYSELVEVTQYMTNQEFLTGFGLVQGLPGPMFSFSAYAGGMSARGGSALTQVVGAITGGIAIFLPGLLLIYFIYPIWENIKKIKGIKVSLKGITAVAGGLITIAAVILMQSSGFVIDNIIVMLLTVALLLTKKVPAPIIVVLAIAAGFII; from the coding sequence ATGCTGAAAGGAGAAGAAAACTTGGAAAATCAAAAACAGATAAGATGGCGTACTTTTTTAAAAGATGTGTTCATTTGTTCTTTAGGAGCTTATGGAGGTCCTGAAGCTCATTATGGCGTTTTTACAGATCAAATGGTTACAAAGAAAGACTATTTAACTGAAGAAGAGTTGGTTGAGCTTATCGCTTTAACTGGTATTTTGCCCGGTCCGAGTAGTACCCAAACAATCGTAGCTATTGGACATAAAATTGGAGGGCCAGTGTTAGCATTTCTAACGATGCTGGTATGGGCATTACCTGTACTTACAGTTATGACATTACTTTCATTTTTAAGTCAATTTTTAGGGAACATGAACATATCTCAGGATGGATTACGTTACATTGGTCCAATGGCAGTAGGTTTCATCATTGTTGCTGCATACCGTATAGGACGTAAAGTAGTAAAGGATAAGATTACTTTTGGACTATTACTCTTTGGAGCTATAACCACTTACTTTATACGAGAAGCTTGGATTTTTCCATTGGTCCTGAGTATTGGCGGCGTGGTAAGTGTTATGACTTCAGGAGAGAAGAATTTATGGAATCGTGTAAAATTAAATCCACCTTGGGCATATTTGAGTGCATTTGGAATTTTTGCAATAGGAAGCCTTCTGCTTACTCTTATATGGGATAATAAAATTGTGCAATTATTTGAAAGTTTTTATCGCTATGGTTATTTGGTAATTGGTGGTGGACAAGTAGTAGTACCTCTTATGTATAGTGAATTAGTAGAAGTGACTCAGTATATGACAAATCAAGAATTTTTAACTGGATTCGGACTGGTACAGGGGCTGCCAGGGCCGATGTTTAGCTTTAGCGCATATGCAGGTGGAATGTCAGCTCGTGGAGGAAGTGCCTTGACTCAAGTAGTAGGTGCTATTACAGGGGGAATTGCAATATTTTTACCGGGGCTACTTTTAATCTACTTCATATATCCAATATGGGAAAACATAAAAAAAATTAAAGGAATAAAGGTTTCTTTAAAAGGCATCACTGCTGTTGCAGGTGGCTTAATTACTATAGCTGCGGTAATACTGATGCAAAGCAGTGGATTTGTGATTGATAATATTATCGTTATGCTACTTACGGTAGCTCTATTACTAACAAAAAAAGTTCCAGCACCGATTATTGTAGTATTGGCTATAGCTGCAGGATTTATTATTTAA